Part of the Pseudomonas sp. P8_241 genome is shown below.
GGCGTAAACGCTGCTGTCGAACCAGAACCAGCCAATGGTGGAGACCAGTACTACTGGCGCAATCACACCCCAAACCGTTACCGCACCGATTCGGCCGGTAATGCTGGCACCGCCAAAGTTGGCGAAGGTGGTGATCCACAACAGCGCGATGGTTGCCAGGCCTACTTGCAGAGAATCAAGTTTTATCCCGAACAACACCTGGATATAACCCACGGCGGTAATACTGATCGCGACGTTGGCAATCAACAGCGACAGACCGTAGGTGTAGTTGGTGATGTAGTTGCCCGCTTTACCGAAGGTGTACTCCGCATAACCACCCATGCCACCGGTCTTGCGGCTCAGCATCCCGCATCGCGCAAAGGCGTAAGCCAGAGCGAGTGAGCCGGTGGCTGTCACCAGCCAGGAAAGAATCGAAATTGCACCGACCTCCGCGAGTTTCGTCGGTAGTAGCACAATGCCTGAGCCCAACATGTTGACGGCGGTCAACATTGTCAGTTGCCCCACACTCATTTTTTTTGCGACTGACATTTCGTTGCCTCACTAGTTGGCGAGATAGAGACTTAGCTATAGCAAAGGTTTGAAAACTCGCAAGAAATTGAGCTCATCCTTTTAGCTTTTCCGTTAATTTTCAAAAAAAGGCACGATGCTGGCCCCTAACTTTGAAAGTCCTCTTCAAAATTACTTTATTTTCAAGTGGTTAAACAGGTCGATATGCGCAAGAAAGGGATAATGTTGTGTTCACTGGTTTTTGCGACTATTACAGTTTCAGTACAGGGCAAGGAATTGAAACCCAATGACCATTACATGTGCAGTTGGGGCGGTGGAACTGCCGCCAGAGCACAGGAACTCAAGCTTTCAGGCGTTTCGCTATATGCGGCACGGCAGAAAATCCAGACCTACAAGTTCGCAAAAACATGGATGCGCATGATGGCTATGGGGATCACCGAGCAAACGTATGACAGCCCTTCACGGCTGAAACCGCAAGCGGTGCGCAAGATTTTTTATGAGGATTGCGTCAGGTACAAAGTGGCGCGCAAGTGATATCAGCATCACTTTGTCGGTTCGAGCACGGTGAGGTTCCATGACGACTATATTGAGTGCCCACCCCGGTAAACCGGCTTGAAAAGGTCTTATCAGCATTCAATCAGGAGGTCATCATGAACCAGATCGACAAAGTGCTCTACACCGCGCAGACCCACACCACGGGCGGTCGTGACGGCGCAGCCCGCAGCTCTGACGGAATTCTTGATGTCAAACTTTCATCCCCGGGCGCCGGAGGCGCAGGCACCAATCCGGAGCAATTGTTTGCCGCCGGTTGGTCTGCCTGTTTTATCGGCGCCATGCAGGTCGCGGCCAGGGAAATGAAAGTGGCGCTGCCCAAGGATGTAGCCGTTGATGCCGAAGTCGACCTGGGCACCAATGAAGGGGGTTACCTGCTCCAGGCACGGCTCAATGTCAGCTTGCCCGGACTGGACCGCGAAACCGCACAGAAAATCGTCGACACCGGGCACCAGTATTGCCCGTATTCGAAAGCCACGCGCAATAACATCAACGTCGAACTCAAGCTTGTTTGAACCGGGATGCTTGAGGCGCCTTCGCCGGCAAGCCGACTCCTACAGGGGGGAGGCGGCCGCGA
Proteins encoded:
- a CDS encoding organic hydroperoxide resistance protein, which gives rise to MNQIDKVLYTAQTHTTGGRDGAARSSDGILDVKLSSPGAGGAGTNPEQLFAAGWSACFIGAMQVAAREMKVALPKDVAVDAEVDLGTNEGGYLLQARLNVSLPGLDRETAQKIVDTGHQYCPYSKATRNNINVELKLV